One window of Thermocoleostomius sinensis A174 genomic DNA carries:
- a CDS encoding T3SS effector HopA1 family protein — MTSATSAKITPFLLGTHNVIDYLSRYHSFSFQSNQLQKIELKACKNFNLVVEVSPDRHILVKQEPHDERGQTKGDLSYEWLLYESLQESPTAGQILNLMSEFVAFDQARSIAIFNYLTEYSDLDQFYTNHQQFPTSIAAALGYGLASIHYSTFGDATLQQTLAEQADFDASLPDFGQELRYLSPDIFGKTTSDGLKFYELYQRYDSLAQAIDRLSASYHACCLTHQDLKFNNILLHTEWQNWAASVQPKALHSIARSTQSASLRMPLPILYHDQTIIRFIDWEKWAWGDPAFDVGTIIASYLKIWLKSLTLSPDISIETALRLAVVPLDVLQPSMRLFVRSYLAHFPQILQEFPEFLSRVMQFAGLALIESLQAHIQYYEPFGNVGIGMMEVAKALLCSPEATITTIFGLSAAELTRCEDVSPETSADEAIWSLPPLTIQSPQPVDDQKPSMPAKSCEPGLQNNKMESVDDVLQDIAHHLHLSFDGEFDHDRFNPMELSLELRARFNKFPPDLKQTLLTTHLRNYLYDLYYSGEHLACCESNNDLSGDAHKNDTIRGINLDFFQAIDQANTGRGYFDPDWRIQSRTQDKKLIVQKNGLVLHVRRQQLAPEQFSKTIGDLVAIYLPHNLLESDFYVAVSQCGPIKDSQPTLEICFNVTSTGAIELMRRLTHGLNRLTIPFTFKVLLHLDQYHRYDTGVLHIERQHYSLIFPLLQHIYLATQSQFRSKTPFLTKQLAPGIGLAEEPLNGLEFGLHRCQILAEALLTAKTQGKNTPSDRLAEIERLFSQHGISLQFPYLNEATGTNSDPYIPLDRC; from the coding sequence ATGACGAGCGCAACTTCCGCTAAAATCACCCCGTTCCTATTAGGAACTCATAATGTTATTGATTATCTATCTCGCTATCATTCCTTTTCTTTTCAATCTAATCAGTTACAAAAGATTGAATTAAAAGCCTGCAAAAACTTTAATTTAGTGGTAGAAGTTTCGCCCGATCGTCATATTTTGGTCAAGCAAGAACCGCACGATGAACGAGGACAAACTAAAGGAGATTTAAGCTACGAATGGTTACTATATGAGTCACTTCAAGAATCTCCTACCGCTGGTCAGATTCTTAACTTAATGTCAGAGTTTGTAGCATTTGACCAAGCACGATCGATCGCCATTTTTAACTACTTAACAGAGTATTCTGATCTCGACCAGTTTTACACCAATCACCAGCAGTTTCCAACGAGTATCGCTGCTGCTTTGGGCTACGGGCTTGCTTCTATTCATTACTCAACATTTGGTGATGCAACGCTGCAACAAACGCTAGCTGAACAGGCTGATTTCGATGCGAGTTTACCAGATTTTGGTCAGGAGCTTCGGTATCTTAGCCCGGATATTTTTGGCAAAACGACGAGTGATGGGCTGAAATTCTATGAACTGTATCAACGCTATGATAGCCTGGCACAAGCGATCGATCGGTTGTCTGCCTCCTATCACGCTTGTTGTCTGACGCATCAAGATTTAAAGTTCAACAATATTTTATTGCATACTGAATGGCAGAATTGGGCAGCTTCTGTTCAACCAAAGGCACTACACTCCATTGCGCGATCGACTCAATCAGCTTCATTAAGGATGCCTTTACCCATTCTGTATCACGATCAAACAATCATTCGCTTCATTGATTGGGAGAAATGGGCGTGGGGCGATCCAGCCTTCGACGTGGGAACGATCATTGCTAGTTATCTAAAAATCTGGTTGAAAAGTCTAACCCTTAGCCCCGATATTTCAATCGAAACGGCATTGCGGTTGGCAGTAGTTCCATTGGATGTACTGCAACCTTCTATGAGGCTGTTTGTACGCAGCTATCTGGCTCATTTTCCCCAGATTTTACAAGAGTTTCCCGAGTTCTTGTCGCGTGTGATGCAGTTTGCCGGGCTGGCACTGATTGAATCTCTGCAGGCCCATATTCAATACTACGAACCCTTCGGAAATGTGGGAATTGGGATGATGGAGGTGGCCAAAGCTTTATTGTGTTCACCGGAAGCAACAATTACCACAATCTTTGGGTTAAGCGCCGCAGAATTGACAAGATGCGAGGACGTTTCGCCTGAAACCAGTGCCGATGAAGCGATTTGGAGCCTTCCACCTCTTACCATTCAGTCTCCTCAACCAGTGGATGACCAGAAACCTTCAATGCCAGCAAAAAGCTGTGAGCCGGGTCTACAGAACAACAAAATGGAATCCGTGGACGACGTGTTACAAGATATTGCTCACCATTTACACCTCTCATTCGATGGAGAATTTGATCACGATCGCTTCAACCCAATGGAATTGTCTCTGGAACTTCGCGCTCGGTTCAATAAATTTCCACCGGATTTGAAACAAACCTTATTAACGACACACCTACGCAACTATTTGTACGATCTTTACTACAGTGGTGAACATTTAGCCTGTTGCGAATCAAACAATGATTTATCGGGTGATGCTCATAAAAACGATACCATTCGCGGAATCAATCTTGATTTCTTTCAAGCGATTGATCAGGCTAACACAGGCAGAGGGTATTTTGATCCGGACTGGCGTATTCAATCCCGCACGCAAGATAAAAAATTGATTGTTCAGAAGAACGGTTTAGTTCTGCATGTTCGTCGTCAACAGCTTGCGCCGGAGCAATTTTCCAAGACAATCGGTGATTTAGTAGCAATTTATCTGCCCCACAATTTGCTAGAGAGTGATTTCTATGTTGCGGTGAGTCAGTGTGGCCCGATTAAAGATAGTCAACCCACCCTAGAAATTTGTTTTAATGTGACTTCGACTGGCGCGATCGAGTTGATGAGACGGCTAACCCACGGTTTAAACCGCCTCACTATTCCATTTACATTTAAGGTGCTTTTACATTTAGATCAATATCATCGATACGATACAGGAGTTTTACATATAGAGCGTCAACATTATTCTCTGATTTTTCCCTTATTACAGCACATCTATTTAGCTACTCAATCTCAGTTTCGTTCCAAAACTCCATTTCTGACAAAGCAATTAGCTCCAGGAATCGGCTTGGCTGAGGAACCCCTAAACGGACTGGAGTTCGGATTACATCGCTGCCAGATTTTGGCAGAAGCGTTGTTAACTGCAAAGACACAGGGCAAAAACACACCTAGCGATCGGTTAGCTGAAATTGAGCGATTGTTTAGCCAGCATGGCATTTCGTTGCAGTTTCCTTACCTTAATGAGGCAACAGGCACAAATTCTGACCCTTACATACCATTAGATAGATGCTAA
- a CDS encoding peptidase domain-containing ABC transporter, which yields MRYPLVLQHSEEDCGAACLASIAKHHGRTFLLSRIREAIGTGQLGTTLLGLRRGAESLGLFARSASASPKILDHLDRIPLPAIIHWRGKHWVVLYGKRGHRYVVADPAIGLRYLSEDELTDGWKDWVILLLEPDPSRFYAQSSDRVDGVAQFWTRVLPYRHILLEAVLCASLIGLLSLASPVFIQILTDDVLIQGDTRLLFGVVIAVVVMYLIRSGLSLVADNLIAHFAQRLELGFILEFGQQILRLPLTYYETRRSGEVVSRLRDIEEINRLVSEAVVSLPSSILIAFVSLGLMLFYSWKLALVALLVALVMTISTIGFQPILRQKTRQAMVLETENQGVLVETFKGALTLKTTTAGPQFWEELQSRFGRLANLMFRTTQIGIINSTFSSLVSDIGRAILLGLGSMLVINQELSIGQLLAFTTLNSNVVGLIDELVDYVDDWIRVQTASARLQEVITATPETQDDDRKPWATLPDDATITCANLNFHYPGRTELLQDFSLTLPGGQTIAIIGRSGCGKSTLAKVIAGLYSIQSGNIRIGMYNLDDLSIECVRQQIVLIPQEAHFWSRSIIENFRMGNPHLSFEEIVSACQITGADEFISRLPEKYQTILGEFGSNLSGGQRQRLAIARALSSQPPILILDESTSGLDPASEADLLDKLLWHRQGKTTILISHRPKVIRQADWIVFLEEGKLKLEGTQMDLQAQVGDHLDFLEV from the coding sequence ATGAGATATCCGCTGGTTCTACAGCATAGTGAGGAAGATTGTGGGGCGGCGTGTTTAGCCTCGATCGCCAAGCATCATGGACGAACGTTCTTGCTCAGCCGCATTCGAGAGGCAATTGGGACAGGACAACTGGGCACAACGCTATTGGGGTTGCGACGAGGGGCCGAGTCGTTAGGACTCTTTGCCCGATCGGCCAGTGCTTCGCCGAAAATTCTCGATCATCTCGATCGAATTCCCTTGCCTGCAATTATTCACTGGCGCGGTAAGCACTGGGTGGTGTTGTACGGTAAACGTGGCCATCGCTATGTGGTAGCAGATCCAGCGATCGGTCTGCGTTACTTAAGCGAAGATGAGTTGACCGATGGTTGGAAGGATTGGGTCATTTTGCTATTGGAACCCGATCCCAGTCGCTTCTATGCTCAATCGAGCGATCGAGTAGATGGTGTGGCACAATTCTGGACGCGAGTTTTGCCCTACCGTCACATCTTGCTGGAAGCAGTGCTCTGTGCCAGTTTAATTGGGTTACTCTCGTTAGCATCTCCGGTGTTTATTCAGATACTAACCGATGATGTGCTCATTCAAGGCGATACGCGATTGCTATTTGGAGTGGTGATTGCAGTTGTGGTCATGTATCTGATTCGGAGTGGGTTATCTTTGGTTGCTGATAACCTGATTGCACATTTCGCTCAACGATTAGAACTGGGATTCATTTTAGAATTCGGTCAGCAAATCTTACGATTACCATTAACCTATTATGAAACACGTCGCAGCGGTGAAGTTGTTAGTCGATTGCGCGACATTGAAGAAATCAACCGTCTAGTCTCGGAAGCGGTTGTGAGTTTGCCAAGTTCCATCCTGATTGCATTCGTCTCATTGGGATTAATGCTGTTTTATAGCTGGAAACTGGCACTTGTGGCATTGCTTGTGGCGCTGGTGATGACGATCTCAACGATCGGGTTCCAGCCGATTTTGCGGCAGAAAACACGGCAAGCAATGGTACTGGAGACAGAGAATCAGGGCGTGTTGGTAGAAACATTTAAAGGTGCATTGACTCTAAAAACTACGACGGCTGGTCCCCAATTTTGGGAAGAACTACAAAGTCGATTCGGTCGTCTAGCAAATCTGATGTTTCGCACAACGCAAATTGGTATTATTAACAGCACCTTTAGCAGCTTGGTTTCAGATATTGGTCGCGCAATTTTGCTGGGCTTGGGCAGTATGTTAGTGATTAATCAAGAGTTATCGATTGGGCAATTATTGGCGTTTACGACCCTCAACAGCAACGTGGTCGGGCTGATTGACGAATTAGTAGATTATGTCGATGATTGGATTCGGGTACAAACGGCTAGTGCTCGATTGCAAGAGGTAATTACTGCCACACCTGAAACGCAGGACGACGATCGCAAACCCTGGGCCACGCTTCCCGATGACGCTACAATTACCTGCGCAAATTTGAATTTTCATTATCCTGGTCGCACAGAATTACTGCAAGATTTCTCGCTGACCCTACCCGGCGGACAAACGATCGCCATCATTGGACGATCGGGCTGTGGTAAAAGTACCTTGGCAAAGGTAATTGCCGGACTATATTCCATTCAGTCTGGCAATATTCGCATTGGTATGTACAATTTGGATGATTTATCGATCGAGTGTGTCCGTCAGCAAATTGTACTGATTCCTCAAGAGGCACACTTTTGGAGCCGATCGATCATTGAAAACTTTCGTATGGGCAATCCGCATCTTAGCTTCGAGGAGATTGTAAGCGCTTGTCAAATCACCGGAGCCGATGAGTTCATTAGCCGACTGCCCGAAAAATATCAAACCATTTTGGGCGAGTTTGGTTCAAATTTGTCGGGCGGACAGCGACAACGACTGGCGATCGCTCGGGCGCTATCCAGTCAGCCGCCGATTCTAATCTTGGATGAATCGACTAGCGGGCTTGATCCAGCCAGCGAAGCAGACCTGCTTGATAAATTGCTGTGGCATCGGCAGGGCAAAACCACCATTTTGATTAGCCATCGCCCCAAAGTGATTCGACAAGCCGATTGGATTGTGTTTCTGGAAGAGGGCAAACTCAAACTCGAAGGTACCCAGATGGATCTGCAAGCTCAAGTAGGCGACCATTTAGATTTTCTAGAGGTTTAG
- a CDS encoding HlyD family efflux transporter periplasmic adaptor subunit gives MTQKPLRFFDQPVQPSRPVNVDEFLPPIGRWAMLGGLILIGSVGVAIALAAVIPYNITVRAAATVRPDGDVRLVQAGIDGTIEAIEVTPNQTVQQGDVIAQLDRSQLETQRDQLVASVRQYQLQLAQMDAQIRSLDTQIAAESRSGQQAVAAAQAELRRDQRALSEQQATTLADLAEAEAALQFARSEWQRYQQLANTGAVSQLQVEEKQAAVQTAEAQVARAQAALNPTDATVAIAQERIAQEQANRTATVANLTQERESLVQLRADLQNQLLQAETQLKQTDDQLQRSAIRATTDGTILRLNLRNPNQVVNAGETIAEIAPTNNQLVLKARVAPQDINNIQVGQSTISRISACPYPDYGTLQGTVIAVSPDAIATQSTASSSSAPTDNYFEVTIQPNATALIRGNRQCLLQAGMEAQSNIIARQETPLRFILRRARILTDL, from the coding sequence ATGACACAGAAACCGCTACGATTCTTTGATCAACCTGTTCAACCGAGTCGTCCCGTCAACGTTGACGAGTTTTTACCGCCGATCGGCCGCTGGGCTATGTTGGGCGGACTGATCTTAATAGGTAGTGTGGGGGTGGCGATCGCCCTTGCAGCGGTGATTCCTTACAACATCACGGTGAGGGCCGCAGCAACAGTTCGTCCAGATGGGGACGTGCGGCTAGTGCAGGCAGGGATTGATGGCACGATCGAGGCGATCGAAGTCACCCCCAATCAAACCGTGCAACAGGGAGATGTAATTGCCCAACTCGATCGATCGCAACTGGAAACTCAGAGAGATCAACTCGTTGCCTCAGTACGTCAATATCAGTTGCAACTAGCGCAAATGGACGCGCAAATTCGATCGTTGGATACGCAAATTGCCGCAGAGTCTCGATCGGGACAACAAGCTGTTGCGGCCGCCCAAGCCGAACTGCGCCGCGATCAACGGGCACTGAGCGAACAACAAGCCACCACTCTAGCTGACTTAGCTGAAGCAGAAGCTGCCCTACAATTTGCCCGCAGCGAATGGCAGCGCTATCAACAGCTAGCCAACACAGGAGCCGTTTCACAACTGCAAGTTGAAGAAAAGCAAGCCGCGGTACAAACGGCAGAAGCACAGGTGGCACGGGCCCAGGCGGCATTGAATCCTACCGATGCAACTGTGGCCATTGCCCAAGAACGCATTGCTCAAGAACAAGCCAATCGCACTGCAACGGTAGCTAACTTAACACAAGAACGCGAATCCTTGGTGCAACTGCGGGCTGACCTGCAAAACCAACTCCTGCAAGCGGAAACCCAACTCAAACAAACCGACGACCAACTGCAACGCAGTGCGATTCGGGCCACTACCGATGGCACGATCTTGCGGTTAAATTTACGCAATCCGAATCAAGTGGTGAATGCTGGCGAGACGATCGCCGAAATTGCTCCTACTAACAACCAACTGGTGTTGAAAGCCAGAGTTGCACCCCAAGATATCAATAATATTCAAGTTGGACAATCAACGATTTCTCGTATTAGTGCCTGTCCCTATCCAGACTATGGAACACTACAAGGAACTGTCATCGCCGTTTCACCCGATGCGATCGCGACTCAATCCACGGCATCAAGTTCGTCTGCCCCCACCGATAATTACTTTGAGGTCACCATTCAACCGAATGCGACAGCCCTGATTCGTGGCAATCGGCAGTGTCTGCTGCAAGCAGGCATGGAAGCCCAGTCCAATATCATTGCTAGGCAAGAAACGCCGCTCCGCTTCATCTTGCGACGGGCAAGAATATTAACGGATTTATAA
- a CDS encoding calcium-binding protein, protein MAIFNGTEDDDFFLGTLLDDIFFGNGGNDEIYGGGGNDIANGGAGDDYIETGDGNDTIDGGADNDTVFGGAGNDSILGGLGDDSLFGGDGNDFINGEEGDDFINGASGDDVLLGGAGADTIVGGGGSDFLSGGADDDVINSHNGIQSGNLFEREEMYGGAGADIFNLFTNYTGGRQARTPSARPGATTGDQSFAIINDFSAADGDALNLRDRISSYQFIRGNFRDRTSRSISDTFILSQNGNNLVAVVVDATVTATTVGQVA, encoded by the coding sequence ATGGCTATTTTTAACGGTACAGAAGATGATGATTTCTTTTTAGGTACGCTTCTAGATGACATATTTTTTGGCAATGGTGGCAATGATGAGATTTATGGTGGAGGTGGCAACGACATAGCCAATGGCGGCGCTGGAGATGACTACATTGAAACTGGCGATGGCAATGACACCATTGACGGTGGCGCAGACAACGATACGGTGTTTGGGGGGGCAGGAAACGATTCCATTTTGGGTGGACTAGGTGACGATTCGCTGTTCGGTGGCGATGGCAACGACTTCATCAACGGTGAAGAGGGTGATGACTTCATCAATGGTGCTTCCGGCGATGATGTTCTCCTAGGCGGTGCTGGGGCAGACACCATCGTTGGTGGTGGTGGTTCTGATTTCCTGTCTGGCGGCGCCGATGATGATGTCATTAATTCCCACAATGGCATTCAATCTGGCAACCTGTTTGAGCGCGAAGAAATGTATGGTGGTGCAGGGGCAGATATCTTCAACCTGTTCACCAACTATACAGGCGGGCGGCAAGCTAGAACTCCATCTGCCCGCCCTGGTGCAACCACAGGTGATCAGTCCTTCGCCATCATCAATGACTTTAGTGCTGCTGATGGTGATGCTCTCAATCTGCGCGATCGAATTAGCTCGTATCAGTTCATTCGTGGCAACTTCCGTGATAGAACATCGCGATCAATTTCAGACACGTTCATTCTCAGCCAGAATGGAAACAATCTGGTTGCTGTTGTCGTTGATGCCACAGTCACGGCGACAACTGTTGGGCAGGTAGCGTAG
- a CDS encoding alpha-amylase family protein produces MIDLWYKGAVIYCLDVEVYMDGNGDGVGDFVGLIDRLDYIAGLGINCIWLMPFYPTPNRDNGYDITDYYNVDPRLGTLGDFVEFTRQASHRGLRVIVDLVVNHTSTDHPWFQAACKDKNSKYRDYYVWAEEKPENAEEGVIFPGYQESTWTYNEEAGAYYFHRFYDHQADLNVANPEVREEIYKVMGFWLQLGVSGFRVDAVPFLIELEGIKDTAEAKDPLLFLKEIRNFLSWRRGDAIVLAEVNEPMDKIADYFGDGDRMQLLFSFLGNQTLTLALAREEATPLIEGLKAQPVPPDVGQWAYFVRNHDELTLDKLSDAEQNEILQRFGQDKEQVWIYDRGIRRRFPPLVDNDPRRIRLAYSLMLTLPGTPVLFYGEEIGMGDDLSIEERNAIRTPMQWSDQPNGGFSTADSDKLVRSVINEEPYGYQQLNVIAQRRDPGSLLNWMERAIRMRKECPEFGWGQWEIIETDNPAVFAHRCEWRKGTVIALHNLSSQSCVVSLQLKDEDANCLTDVLEDQPYEGVEQGCHDIELEGYGYRWFRVGGVHL; encoded by the coding sequence ATGATAGACCTCTGGTACAAAGGCGCTGTCATCTATTGCCTGGATGTAGAAGTGTACATGGACGGAAACGGAGACGGTGTTGGTGACTTTGTAGGACTGATCGATCGCCTCGATTACATTGCCGGTCTGGGGATTAACTGCATTTGGCTGATGCCGTTCTACCCCACACCCAATCGCGATAACGGCTACGACATCACCGATTATTACAACGTTGATCCGCGACTCGGAACCCTAGGTGATTTTGTAGAGTTTACTCGCCAAGCCTCGCATCGTGGATTGCGCGTCATTGTGGATTTGGTGGTCAACCACACATCTACCGATCACCCTTGGTTTCAAGCGGCTTGTAAGGACAAAAACTCGAAGTATCGTGACTACTACGTTTGGGCAGAGGAAAAACCCGAAAATGCTGAAGAAGGCGTGATTTTTCCAGGCTATCAAGAAAGTACATGGACGTATAACGAAGAAGCTGGAGCCTATTATTTTCACCGCTTCTATGACCACCAGGCAGATCTGAATGTGGCAAATCCCGAAGTGCGCGAGGAAATTTACAAAGTGATGGGATTTTGGCTGCAATTGGGTGTGTCAGGCTTTCGGGTAGATGCGGTGCCGTTTTTGATTGAGCTAGAAGGAATTAAAGATACGGCCGAGGCCAAAGATCCGCTGCTGTTCCTGAAAGAAATTCGCAATTTTCTGTCGTGGCGTCGGGGTGATGCCATCGTTCTCGCTGAAGTGAATGAGCCGATGGATAAGATCGCTGACTACTTTGGCGATGGCGATCGAATGCAGTTGTTATTTAGTTTCTTAGGCAATCAAACCTTAACGCTGGCCCTGGCTCGGGAAGAAGCAACACCCTTAATAGAGGGCTTGAAGGCACAGCCTGTGCCACCTGATGTTGGTCAATGGGCATATTTTGTTCGCAATCATGATGAACTAACCTTAGACAAGCTTTCAGACGCAGAACAGAACGAAATTCTGCAACGTTTTGGACAAGATAAAGAACAAGTTTGGATCTACGATCGCGGTATTCGTCGGCGGTTTCCGCCGCTCGTTGACAACGATCCCCGGCGAATTCGGTTAGCTTATAGCCTCATGTTAACCCTGCCCGGCACGCCAGTTTTGTTCTATGGTGAAGAGATTGGCATGGGCGATGATTTATCGATCGAGGAACGCAACGCCATTCGTACCCCAATGCAATGGTCAGACCAACCCAACGGCGGGTTTTCAACGGCTGATTCAGACAAACTGGTGCGATCGGTAATTAACGAAGAACCTTATGGTTATCAGCAGTTAAATGTGATTGCTCAACGTCGCGATCCGGGTTCACTGCTCAACTGGATGGAACGCGCCATTCGGATGCGTAAAGAATGTCCAGAGTTTGGCTGGGGGCAGTGGGAAATTATTGAAACTGATAATCCTGCCGTGTTTGCCCATCGCTGTGAGTGGCGCAAAGGGACAGTCATTGCTCTCCATAACCTATCGAGTCAGTCTTGTGTCGTCAGCCTTCAACTGAAGGACGAGGATGCAAATTGCTTAACAGATGTTTTGGAAGATCAACCTTATGAAGGCGTTGAGCAAGGCTGTCATGACATTGAGCTAGAGGGCTATGGCTACCGCTGGTTTCGCGTTGGGGGCGTGCACTTATAA